In the genome of Cryptomeria japonica chromosome 8, Sugi_1.0, whole genome shotgun sequence, one region contains:
- the LOC131074207 gene encoding serine carboxypeptidase-like 45 produces MDFLKVAELGIIFALLMVHNAIAAPESDLIEKLPGQTEIVPFKQYGGYITTDEEHGRALYYYFVEAQTNATSRPLVLWLNGGPGCSSLGLGAFEENGPFKLNGEVLEQNKFSWNTGTDSNMLYVESPIGVGFSYSNTSSDYDLLNDTLTAQDNLAFLLNWFQKFPEFLDTFFYIIGESYAGHYIPQLATLVIDHNKNSNVTPINLKGIAIGNPFFDIDISINNGEFMWSHGLISDETYQLTQTICNNSRLWTEKYLDQNTSEACNNTFKKVYAESGDINDYDVTLGICLDEKKISKLQGGILSNFEKNGVNLCADDDTFTYLNTNEVQVVLHASRSNDTIMWKICNRSLHYDQRNRGINIIPIVIELLNSNLPIMLFSGDQDSVIPFTATRTIVNIIAKQSKLFTIGTYGTWYNNQQVAGWTQSYGHIIDGKNQTMLKFASVRGAAHQVPYTSPSEALTLFKAFIGGLPLPTS; encoded by the exons TAGAAAAGTTGCCAGGCCAAACAGAGATTGTTCCCTTCAAGCAGTATGGTGGATACATTACCACTGATGAAGAGCATGGTAGAGCATTGTATTATTACTTTGTAGAGGCCCAGACCAATGCTACATCTAGGCCCCTGGTTTTGTGGCTCAATGGAG GGCCTGGATGTTCATCACTAGGGTTAGGAGCATTCGAGGAGAATGGTCCTTTCAAATTAAATGGCGAAGTTTTGGAACAAAACAAGTTCTCTTGGAATACAGGAACAGATT CAAACATGCTGTATGTAGAGAGCCCAATTGGAGTGGGATTTTCTTATTCAAATACAAGTTCAGATTATGATTTGCTTAATGACACTTTGACTG CCCAAGATAACTTGGCATTCCTTTTAAAttggtttcaaaaatttccagaatTTTTAGACACATTCTTTTACATAATTGGAGAGAGCTATGCAG GGCACTATATACCTCAATTGGCAACCCTTGTGATAgatcacaacaaaaattcaaatgtTACACCTATCAACTTGAAGGGAATTGCT ATAGGAAATCCCTTCTTTGACATCGATATCAGTATAAAcaatggtgaatttatgtggtcaCATGGCTTGATTTCAGATGAAACTTACCAACTAACTCAAACTATCTGCAATAATTCTAGATTATGGACAGAGAAGTATCTTGACCAAAATACATCTGAAGCTTGTAACAATACTTTCAAAAAAGTGTATGCTGAAAGTGGAGATATTAATGATTATGATGTTACCTTAGGTATTTGTTTAGATGAGAAAAAAATATCCAAGCTCCAAGGAGGA attttatcaaattttgaaaaaaacggAGTTAACCTTTGTGCTGATGATGACACATTTACATATCTCAACACAAATGAGGTGCAAGTGGTACTTCATGCAAGTAGAAGTAACGATACTATTATGTGGAAGATTTGTAATAG GTCTTTGCACTAtgatcaaaggaatagaggaatcaACATTATTCCAATTGTCATTGAACTTTTGAATTCCAATCTACCCATCATGCTTTTTAG TGGAGATCAAGATTCAGTCATCCCATTTACTGCAACAAGAACAATAGTTAATATTATAGCAAAGCAGTCGAAACTATTCACAATCGGCACATATGGTACTTGGTATAACAACCAACAA GTTGCAGGATGGACTCAATCGTATGGACACATAATAGATGGAAaaaatcaaactatgttaaaaTTTGCATCAGTAAGGGGTGCAGCACATCAAGTACCATACACTTCTCCATCTGAAGCACTCACTTTGTTCAAAGCTTTCATTGGAGGACTACCTTTGCCTACTAGTTGA